From Aliamphritea hakodatensis:
TGGTTTTCAACTGAAGGGATAATTAAAATTATGGAAGAATACAGGTTACAGATTATCGGTTTTGGCCCGGCTGCACTGGGCATATTTGTGGCAGCTGACCGGGTTGGCAGATTAACTGAACTACTGAACACCGGTATCTGCATACATGAAAAAATCAGCGACATTGAAAGCTGGGAGTCCCTTAAATACCGGATTCCCAGCAACTCACCAGCACTGGATTTTCTCAGTGAAATACGTACTGACGGCATTTTCGCCCCCCTGCTTTCAGGCCCCCTGGGCACTCAGCTAAAAGCATGCGGCACCAATCCCGTATGCCTTACACTGATCGCATCCTTCCTGAAACAAATGCTGCAAACAGTTGTGAAGCTATTGGACACACATTCCCGCTGTCAGGTTATCTGGGGGCACAGTATTGAAAGCATAAAATACGCTGAAGGTTTTATCGTTCACTCTCAGCAAACCCCATTACACAGTCAGTACCTGTTACTCGCAACCGGTGCCTGTGCGAAATCAGTTACTGACGCTGAATTACAGATCACTGTTGATGCAGAACAGTTACTCAGAGGAAACGCTGATGAAGAGATCGCCCGTTACCTGGCTGAAAAAAGGCCTGTATATATCGTTGGCGGATCTCATAGCAGTTTTTCTGCCGCAGGATATTTACTGGAATTTTTTTCCGACCACTTCCACTGTGCGGCTCCCATTAAAATTCTCAGCAAACGCCGGGTAAAGGAAATGTACTCCCCCAGTGAAGCTCAGCAAACGCTGCTGAAAGACAATGACCTGATTAACACTGATACCGGTGAAGTGAATAAATTTGACGGTTTACGCGGTGTAGCGCGGGAACTGTATCGCCAGATCTGTAAGGGTGAAGAAAGCCGCATAGAAATTATATACGGGCCTCAGGCAGACATCAGACTCACTCAGTCTTCCCCCGCCCCCGTGTATATCAACGCCACCGGTTACCGCCCCAGACTGCCAAATATCTGTACCGCTACCGGTGAGCAACTGGTTCCGGACACAACGGTGGGGGGCAACAATGTACTCAAGGACAGCGTTACTTCAATGCTGCTGAATGACGGCAATCCTGTCAGCGGACTCTACGGTATAGGTCTGGGATTTGCAGACCTGAAAACAGACGGTTGTCAGGTAGGCATTAACTTCTTCCACGGCTGCAGTGCAGCCCGGATACTGACCGGTATACTGGAAACACCCGACCACCAGAATCGTCCGCGACCGGTGCAATCCCCGAATTTCTCTCAGCCTGCCCACTGAGTCTGAATCAGTCGGGAACCTTCACAGAAGGTTTCCGGCACCTCACCTTTTTCTGCCCTCCGCATCATAACTACTCTGGATTCGACACCGCAGCTTCCCATCCGGTAACTCGCTTGTATCAATATATTTTTCGGCAACTCTGCAGCCAGGCCTGCCCGGGGAGTTAATGCTGCACGGCCTTTTCCTAACCCGGTAATCACCACCTCATGGAAATCCGCAAACCGGCATATATAAGGATAAATCGCCTTATAAAACGCTTCTTTGACAGAAAATGCCACTGTCAGCAATTCACGCCGACAATGGTACGATTGCAGTAACAACCATTCATCAGTCTGCAGTACCAAAGGCATCACGGTATCCAGACTGTCGTCCGCAATAAAGCCTTCTATATCAACCCCCAGCCCTGCGCAGCCGGTATCGGTGCGACAGAGTATCGCGACCGCCTGCTGACAGCTATGGCTAATAGACCCCCGGATACCCGCCGGCCAGATCGGTGCGCCTCCGGAACCGCGCAGAGGCGGTTCCGGATTCAGTATCCCGGCCATTCCCATGGCCTGAACGGCACAATACCGCCCGGCAAGGTATTCACACTGACGCTTCAGCACGGCCCCCTGCAGATCTGCCGGCACAGAGATCTCCTGGCGTTGAAGCCTGGAGATCCAGTTATAATCATGATCAAACTTGCAACTGACCCGAATAATTCCCCCGGAAACCGTCCGGCTGACAGGAATTCCTTCTGAACAACTGTTGTTCTCTTTACGCCGGCCAGACATTATTCAGCACACAGGCCATTTTTTCACAGGTCTCTTCCCACTCCCGTTCCGGCGTCGATAAGCTAACAACCCCTGCCCCGGCCTGTAGCCAGTGACCTTCGCTGTTGCCATACGCCGAACGTAACACCAGCGCAGCATCAAAACTGCCGGAGCAATCCGCCACGAGCACGCAGCCACTGTACAGCCCCCGCGGCTCCTCTTCATATTCCATAATTGCGGCAATGGATTCCCGTTTAGGGATACCCGAAGCGGTGATCGCCGGAAAAATAACTTTAAACGCATCCCAGACAGACCGGTCATCACGCAGCTGCCCGGTCACTCGGGACGCCAGATGCTGCACCGACCCGCGCTTATACACCGACATAAATTCTGAAACACCAGTCGTACCCGGTGCACAGACCTGTTCAAGCTCTTCAACCGCCAGCTTTACGGATATCGCGTGTTCAGTTATCTCTTTAGGATCACGTAACAGTTCCCGGGTAAGCTCAGCAGCCTCACAGGGATCATCAGGCAATGCACGGGTACCGGCAAGAGGCTGGGTGCTCAGCAGGCCTTTGTGGTCAACCTCAAGTACCGTTTCAGGGGAAAAACCAAATGCCTGAAAATCCCCCATACGCAGACTGAATGAACGGGCTGGCGTGTTATGCCGGCGACCATCAAGGTAACTTCGACCAAAATCAATTAGCCATGGCAGACAGGCCCGTCGGGATAAAATTACCTTCTGATAATCATCACGCTGAATGTCAGCGACCGAGTTGCTGACAGCACTCTTATAATGCTGCCTGGTGGCCGCCTGCTGTAAAATATCCTGCTGCGATAACAGACAGGGTGACCCCGCCGATATAGTGCGCTGCGCCGCGAGCAATCTGGCAGAAGCCACATCAGGCATTGCTGAGGGCTGCAAGGTCCGGACCCGTATCTCCGTCTTACTGATTCTGATTTCCGTTTCCGGCACGAACATATCGACCAGGGTACGTTCAGCCTCTTCCTGCGGCAGGTCCAGCGCAAACCGGCAAAACTCAAAATCCGCCCGTCCATAAAGCCGCCAGTCAGCAATATTTATTGCTGCTGTCTGGGCATCAATGGCAGTGCAAATTTCGCCGGCAGAAAGCTGATGTTTCTGCCCGGAAAAATCACACATCTCTCCCCGGGTATTAACCGTCAGAGACGCCGCC
This genomic window contains:
- a CDS encoding 4'-phosphopantetheinyl transferase family protein, coding for MPADLQGAVLKRQCEYLAGRYCAVQAMGMAGILNPEPPLRGSGGAPIWPAGIRGSISHSCQQAVAILCRTDTGCAGLGVDIEGFIADDSLDTVMPLVLQTDEWLLLQSYHCRRELLTVAFSVKEAFYKAIYPYICRFADFHEVVITGLGKGRAALTPRAGLAAELPKNILIQASYRMGSCGVESRVVMMRRAEKGEVPETFCEGSRLIQTQWAG